From the Leucobacter tenebrionis genome, one window contains:
- a CDS encoding DUF4177 domain-containing protein has protein sequence MSESTEAPRWEYFVTPLLLHNEAQILNNWGAQGWELVQIIEGPAGGNVAYLKRKA, from the coding sequence GTGAGTGAATCGACCGAAGCACCTCGCTGGGAGTACTTCGTCACGCCGCTGCTGCTGCACAACGAGGCACAGATCCTCAACAACTGGGGAGCCCAGGGATGGGAACTGGTGCAGATCATCGAGGGCCCGGCCGGCGGCAACGTCGCATATCTGAAGAGGAAGGCCTGA